The genomic interval CCAGACCGAGCCGTCCTCGTTCCAGGGCAGCACCGGGGCCGGCCGCCCCACCGACTCGACCAGGTAGGCGAGCTCCACCCCGGCGAGGTGCTTGACCAGGCCGAGCAGGTTGGTGCCGCTCGGGACCAGCGGCCGCCGGATGTCGTACTCCCCCAGCCCGTCGAGCGCCCGCATGACGGCGCCGCGTCCCTGCTGCAGGTAGTGGTGCAGGTCCGCGGCAGACCCGGTCAGGGGCGGGGCCTCGCTCATGCGGCGAACCTATCCCGGCCCGCAGACAGCCGGGTCCCTGGACACGGGTGCGCCACACGAGTCCGCCACCACGAGGGCATCCTGGTCGAGGGCGTGCTAGTCGAGGCGGTCGGCGGCCACGACGCCGCGCATGACGGCGTCGACGGCCTTGCGGGACGTCGTGCGCAGCTGCGGTTCGGGCGCGGCGTCACCGATCTGGCCGAGGAGGTCGACGACCTGCTTGCACCGGCGCACGAAGTCGCCCGCCGCCATGTCCGAGCCGCGCAGCACCTCCTCGAGCCGGCGGCCGCTGGCCCAGCGGTGCATCATCCAGGCCATCCCGGCGTCGGGGTCGCCGGTCAGCGGCAGGCCGAGGTCGCGCTCCCGGTCCTCGAGCTCGGACCACAGCCGGGTCATCTCCCGCACCGCCTCGGCGACCTCGTCGGTGGGCATGCGCGGGCTGACGTCGGTCTCGTCGCGCCGCGGCTCGTGGATGAGCGCCGACACGACCGCCGCGAGCCCGGCCGGGTCGAGCCGCTTCCACACCCCGAGGCGCAGGCACTCCGCCGCGAGCAGGTCCTTCTCGGTGTACAGCCGGCGCAGGTGCTCGCCCTGGTCGGTGACCGCGGAGCCGTCGTCGGACAGGTAGCCCATCTCGGAGAGCAGGGTGCAGATGCGGTCGAACGTCCGGGCGACGGAGTTGGTGCGTCCCTCGACCTTGCGCTGCAGACCGACCGTCTCGCGCTTGAGCCGCCACCACCGCTCGGCCCAGCGGGCGTGGTCCTCCCGGTCGGGGCACTGGTGGCAGGGGTGGGCGCGCAGCTGCCGCCGCAGGTCGGCGATCCGCTCGTCCTCGGTGACCCCGTGCCCGGCACCTCCTGCGGCGCCCCGCTTCGGCGGCGGGTCGTGCGGCACGGCGATGCGCAGGGTCGTGGCGAGGTCGCGACGGGCCTTGGGGCTCTTGGCGTTGAAGTGCGGTGGCACCTTGGCGGTCGTGACGGCCTCGACGGGGACGGGTACGTCGGTGAGGGTGAGGCGCACCAGGTGCTTGTCCTCGGTGACGACCGACGGGAGCGTCGTCTCGCCGCGGTGGGTGCGCGCCGGTTCGACGACGACGGCCCACCCGGCCCTGCGACCGGCCGGGATCTTGATGACGTCGCCGATGCGCAGGGACTCCAGCGAGATCGCGGCCGCCGCCCGTCTGCTCGCCGAGCGTGCCTTGGCCCCCTCCTTCTCGACCTGTGCGATCTCGCGTCGCAGCGCGGCGTACTCGGAGAAGTCGCCGAGGTGGCACTGCATGGCCTCGGCGTACCCCTCGAGCCCCTCCTCGTTGCGGCGGACCGAGCGGGCGATGCCGACGACGGCACGGTCGGCCTGGAACTGCGCGAAGGAGGTCTCAAGGATCTCCCGTGCGGTCTCCCGGCCGACCTGGGCCACGAGGTTGACCGCCATGTTGTACGTCGGCCGGAACGACGAGCGCAGCGGGTAGGTGCGGGTGGAGGCGAGCCCGGCGACGGCCATGGGGTCCATCCCGCGGTTCCACTGCACGAGCGCGTGGCCCTCGACGTCGATGCCGCGCCGGCCGGCCCGGCCGGTGAGCTGGGTGTACTCGGCCGGGGTCACGTCGGCGTGCGTCTCGCCGTTGAACTTGACCAGCTTCTCGATGACGACCGTCCGGGCCGGCATGTTGATGCCCAGCGCCAGCGTCTCGGTCGCGAAGACCATCTTGGTGCGCCCGGCGGTGAAGAGCTCCTCGACGATCTCCCGGAACGTCGGCAGCATGCCCGCGTGGTGGGCGGCGAAGCCCCGGGTGAGGCCGTCGACGAAGTCCCAGTAGCCGAGCACGCCGAGGTCCTCGTCCGCCAGGGAGGACACACGCTCCTCGACGACCCTGCGGATGCGCTCGCCCTCGGCCTCGGGGATGAGCCGCACGCCGTCGCGCAGCAGCTGCCCGACGGCTGCCTCGCAGCCCACCCGGCTGAAGATGAACGTGATCGCCGGCAGCAGGCCGTCGCGCTCGAGCCGGCGCACCACCTCCGAGCGGGTCGCTCCCCCGCCGGGGCGACCACCCGAGCCGCCCATGACCCGGGCCGCCCCTCCGGCGCCCCCGTCGTTGCCGCCGGGGCCGCCGGGCGCACGGCGCCCGCCGCCCCGGCCGTAGCGATCCCCGCCGCGCCCGTACCGGTCCCCGCCGCGGCCCCGTCCCCCGCGACCCCCCGAGTCCCAGCCGCTGCGCTGCTCGGTGGTGCGGATGGCCTGCAGCAGCTCGGGGTTGACCCTCGTCGCGCCGTCACCGGTGGCCGGTGCGGACGCCTCGTCGACGAACAGGTCGTACATGCCCTGCCCGACCATCATGTGCTGCCACAGCGGGACCGGCCGGTGCTCGGCGACGATGACGTCGACGCCACCGCGGACCTCGGACAGCCAGGCGCCGAACTCCTCGGCGTTGCTGACCGTCGCCGACAGCGACACGACCTGCACGTCCTGCGGCAGGTGGATGATGACCTCCTCCCACACGGCGCCGCGGAACCGGTCTGCGAGGTAGTGCACCTCGTCCATGACCACGAACCCGAGCCCGCGCAGGGTGGTCGACCCCGCGTACATCATGTTGCGCAGGACCTCGGTGGTCATGACCACGACGGGCGCCTCGCCGTTGACGGACGAGTCGCCGGTGAGCAGCCCGACGTTCTTGGCCCCGTGCTGACGGACCAGGTCGTTGTACTTCTGGTTCGACAGCGCCTTGATCGGGGTCGTGTAGAACGCCTTGCGCCCCGTCGCCAGCGCCAGGTGCACCGCGAACTCCCCGACGATCGTCTTGCCGGCGCCGGTGGGTGCCGCGACG from Phycicoccus sp. M110.8 carries:
- a CDS encoding DEAD/DEAH box helicase, yielding MATPAERYAASVQRAARRGPQLTAFADTLDFPLDPFQEEACAAVETGRGVLVAAPTGAGKTIVGEFAVHLALATGRKAFYTTPIKALSNQKYNDLVRQHGAKNVGLLTGDSSVNGEAPVVVMTTEVLRNMMYAGSTTLRGLGFVVMDEVHYLADRFRGAVWEEVIIHLPQDVQVVSLSATVSNAEEFGAWLSEVRGGVDVIVAEHRPVPLWQHMMVGQGMYDLFVDEASAPATGDGATRVNPELLQAIRTTEQRSGWDSGGRGGRGRGGDRYGRGGDRYGRGGGRRAPGGPGGNDGGAGGAARVMGGSGGRPGGGATRSEVVRRLERDGLLPAITFIFSRVGCEAAVGQLLRDGVRLIPEAEGERIRRVVEERVSSLADEDLGVLGYWDFVDGLTRGFAAHHAGMLPTFREIVEELFTAGRTKMVFATETLALGINMPARTVVIEKLVKFNGETHADVTPAEYTQLTGRAGRRGIDVEGHALVQWNRGMDPMAVAGLASTRTYPLRSSFRPTYNMAVNLVAQVGRETAREILETSFAQFQADRAVVGIARSVRRNEEGLEGYAEAMQCHLGDFSEYAALRREIAQVEKEGAKARSASRRAAAAISLESLRIGDVIKIPAGRRAGWAVVVEPARTHRGETTLPSVVTEDKHLVRLTLTDVPVPVEAVTTAKVPPHFNAKSPKARRDLATTLRIAVPHDPPPKRGAAGGAGHGVTEDERIADLRRQLRAHPCHQCPDREDHARWAERWWRLKRETVGLQRKVEGRTNSVARTFDRICTLLSEMGYLSDDGSAVTDQGEHLRRLYTEKDLLAAECLRLGVWKRLDPAGLAAVVSALIHEPRRDETDVSPRMPTDEVAEAVREMTRLWSELEDRERDLGLPLTGDPDAGMAWMMHRWASGRRLEEVLRGSDMAAGDFVRRCKQVVDLLGQIGDAAPEPQLRTTSRKAVDAVMRGVVAADRLD